One genomic segment of Ricinus communis isolate WT05 ecotype wild-type chromosome 3, ASM1957865v1, whole genome shotgun sequence includes these proteins:
- the LOC8287940 gene encoding LOW QUALITY PROTEIN: ATP synthase subunit a (The sequence of the model RefSeq protein was modified relative to this genomic sequence to represent the inferred CDS: inserted 1 base in 1 codon; substituted 3 bases at 3 genomic stop codons), protein MKXKVFLTITPNSLLEQFAILPLILMNIGDLYILFINPSLFMLLTLSLVLLLVHFVTKKEGGNSVPNAWQSLVELIYDFVPNPVNEQVGGILENVKQKFFTRISVTFTFSLFYNPXGMILCSFTVTSHFLITLGLSFSIFIGITIVGFQKIXALVLLELIPYYFHALSSGICLFANMCAIFGHSLVKILSGFAXTMLCMNDLFYFIGDPSPLFIVLALTGLELGVAVLQAHVFTISTCIYLSNARNLHQGGNLFIIAQKRGAKHATEFRDEGARTSPRSN, encoded by the exons ATGAAATGAAAAGTGTTTCTTACGATTACGCCCAACAGCCTACTTGAGCAATTTGCCATTCTCCCATTGATTCTTATGAACATAGGAGATTTGTACATCTTATTCATAAATCCATCTTTGTTTATGTTGCTAACTCTCAGTTTGGTCCTACTTCTGGTTCATTTTGTTACTAAAAAGGAAGGAGGAAACTCAGTACCAAATGCTTGGCAATCCTTGGTAGAGCTTATTTATGATTTCGTGCCGAACCCGGTAAACGAACAAGTAGGTGGTATTTTGGAAAATGTTAAACAAAAGTTTTTCACTCGCATCTCggttacttttactttttcattattttataatccCTAGGGTATGATACTTTGTAGCTTCACAGTTAcaagtcattttctcattacTTTAGgtctttcattttctatttttattggcATTACTATAGTGGGATTTCAAAAGA GAGCTTTAGTACTCCTTGAGCTAATCCCTTATTATTTTCACGCATTAAGCTCAGGAATATGTTTATTTGCTAATATGTGTGctattt tcGGTCATAGTTTAGTAAAGATTTTAAGTGGGTTCGCTTAGACTATGCTATGTATGAATGATCTTTTCTATTTCATAGGGGATCCTAGTCCTTTATTTATAGTTCTTGCATTAACCGGTCTGGAATTAGGTGTAGCTGTATTACAAGCTCATGTTTTTACGATCTCAACCTGTATTTACTTAAGTAATGCTAGAAATCTCCATCAAGGTggtaatctttttataattgcaCAAAAGCGAGGAGCGAAGCATGCTACTGAGTTTCGAGATGAAGGAGCGAGGACTTCCCCCCgatcaaattaa
- the LOC125369568 gene encoding uncharacterized protein LOC125369568, with amino-acid sequence MYSDAATSQKGYVIGIVLVAHEDAYFAIVVKFHFPVTNNVEEYEACIGGMEALLNLGLKEVEIHRDSTLVITQAQGKRRTKDEKLKPYQEYLEELAKFFDKVTYTFFPRAQNQFPDALATLASMIEFPKGATVKPFVFEQRDRPSYYSNLVVTDLDAGELPRYTDIWNFIERRE; translated from the coding sequence ATGTATTCTGATGCCGCAACTAGTCAAAAGGGATATGTAATTGGGATAGTATTAGTAGCTCATGAAGATGCTTATTTTGCCATTGTAGTGAAGTTTCATTTCCCAGTGACAAACAATGTGGAAGAATATGAAGCATGCATCGGAGGAATGGAAGCTTTACTTAACCTGGGACTTAAAGAAGTAGAAATTCATAGGGACTCTACTTTAGTGATTACACAAGCACAAGGGAAAAGGAGGACTAAGGATGAGAAGCTAAAGCCGTATCAGGAGTACTTGGAGGAGTTGGCAAAATTCTTTGACAAAGTCACATACACTTTCTTCCCAAGAGCCCAAAATCAGTTTCCAGATGCTCTGGCCACATTAGCTTCCATGATAGAATTTCCTAAAGGAGCGACAGTGAAACCATTTGTGTTCGAACAGAGGGATAGGCCCTCCTACTATAGTAATTTGGTCGTCACTGATCTAGACGCAGGGGAATTACCTAGGTACACCGACATATGGAATTTCATAGAGCGAAGGGAATAG